A portion of the Spirochaetota bacterium genome contains these proteins:
- a CDS encoding MlaD family protein: MKQEIAVGIIVIIALTVLGYFTIIMSGEIFETHTYYPMTVVFKDVEGLSADDKVRVNGVLSGYVDTVELIDNNVVVKLRLYNHFTLYENYEIMVRNETALAGKYVSINPGTPMDENGKQYAVITTRDNLVGTAVTDPFTLLSRLIADNRGNVNATVKNLRDITDKINSGKGTLGKIINEDTVHGQATDLIKQLQDTIEDTREQAPITSFLRAALTAF; encoded by the coding sequence GATAATAGTTATTATAGCTCTTACGGTGTTGGGCTATTTTACTATAATAATGAGTGGAGAAATCTTTGAAACACATACATATTACCCAATGACAGTTGTGTTTAAGGATGTTGAAGGTTTGTCGGCAGATGATAAAGTGCGGGTTAATGGGGTGCTGTCGGGATATGTTGATACAGTAGAATTAATTGATAATAATGTTGTTGTAAAATTACGGTTATATAATCATTTTACGCTGTATGAAAATTATGAAATTATGGTACGAAATGAAACAGCTCTGGCTGGGAAGTATGTAAGTATTAATCCAGGAACACCTATGGACGAAAATGGCAAACAGTATGCAGTTATTACCACCAGGGACAATCTTGTGGGAACTGCAGTTACCGACCCTTTTACACTGCTTTCGCGTCTCATTGCTGATAATAGGGGAAATGTTAATGCCACTGTTAAGAATTTGCGTGATATAACTGATAAAATTAATTCGGGAAAAGGCACACTGGGCAAGATAATTAACGAAGATACTGTTCATGGACAGGCAACTGATTTGATCAAGCAATTGCAGGATACTATTGAAGATACCCGTGAACAGGCACCAATAACAAGCTTCCTGCGTGCTGCGTTAACAGCGTTTTAA